A single genomic interval of Nostoc commune NIES-4072 harbors:
- the patX gene encoding heterocyst-inhibiting protein PatX: MRAAISLLVSSLMFGPLASNCQTMVNHLSYGLPSTPTSEQWRSAASEQASDDAPRHRGSGRREAT; this comes from the coding sequence ATGCGTGCTGCCATTTCTCTTTTAGTCTCGAGTCTGATGTTCGGCCCCTTAGCTTCTAACTGCCAAACGATGGTCAATCACTTATCCTATGGGCTGCCTTCCACGCCTACTTCGGAACAGTGGCGCTCGGCGGCATCTGAACAAGCTTCAGATGATGCGCCACGTCATCGCGGTAGTGGGCGTAGAGAAGCGACATAA
- a CDS encoding FAD-dependent oxidoreductase, which translates to MINQTYTADVLVVGGGTGGTAAAIQAARRGAKTILVSEFPWLGGMLTSAGVSAPDGNELEAFQTGLWGAFLQKLRQRQPGGLDNSWVSFFSYDPRIGAEIFADWVQELPNLDWISGHVPIEVFRQGDSITGVRFADFAVTAKIILDGTELGDLLALAEIPYRWGWELQSEWGEPSAPVAFNSLTEKYPVQAPTYVVIMQDFGEAMSTTGVAAAPEIPAAPNYNPSQFTGAWDSYGTETFLNYGRLPGGLFMMNWPICGNDYGEGVGRLIESDVSRDEFIQESRWHSQNFAHFIQNQLGRRYGLAEKVFPHTPTAFALHPYYRESRRLVGLTTVREQDILPIAGGRVASIYEAFALQPFGHPTAGVCVGGASRREAIAIGNYANDHHYPGVQFPLQSKSIRWGGRWTGTPFTIPYSSLIPATTDGFLVCEKNISVSHIANGATRLQPVVMGIGQAAGMAAAMCVELNCQPRDLPVRALQMALLEDNRSKAAIIPLFNLPPNHSDWLHWQLYYLNNPQAYPASGDCPCPSSREYPDSTFGKGLIRESNCFQGIFYRLGQQEYRFTVTSPAAYQGQNWQLVTLRSHIDKQLRAYPHEQLITLWGHQNHSGNWLLVEHLNGG; encoded by the coding sequence ATGATTAATCAGACATACACAGCTGATGTTTTAGTTGTCGGTGGGGGAACCGGAGGCACTGCGGCTGCTATCCAAGCGGCGCGACGGGGAGCCAAAACGATTCTGGTGAGTGAATTTCCTTGGTTGGGGGGAATGCTGACTTCGGCTGGAGTATCCGCACCCGATGGCAACGAATTAGAAGCCTTTCAAACGGGATTATGGGGTGCGTTTTTGCAGAAATTGCGACAACGACAGCCCGGAGGATTAGATAACAGTTGGGTAAGCTTTTTTAGTTACGATCCTCGGATTGGGGCAGAGATTTTTGCAGATTGGGTGCAAGAATTGCCAAATCTGGACTGGATTTCTGGACATGTGCCAATAGAAGTGTTTCGCCAAGGTGATTCTATTACTGGTGTGCGCTTTGCTGATTTTGCTGTCACAGCCAAGATTATTCTCGACGGCACAGAATTAGGAGATTTATTGGCTTTAGCTGAGATACCCTATCGCTGGGGCTGGGAATTGCAATCTGAGTGGGGAGAACCCAGCGCCCCAGTAGCTTTTAACTCTTTAACTGAAAAATATCCAGTGCAAGCGCCCACTTATGTAGTGATTATGCAAGACTTTGGTGAAGCGATGTCTACGACGGGCGTAGCTGCGGCACCAGAAATTCCAGCTGCGCCTAACTATAATCCATCGCAGTTTACAGGCGCTTGGGATAGCTATGGCACAGAGACATTTTTGAATTATGGACGTTTGCCTGGTGGCCTATTTATGATGAATTGGCCAATCTGTGGCAATGACTACGGCGAAGGAGTAGGGCGATTGATAGAGTCAGATGTATCCAGAGATGAATTTATCCAAGAATCTCGCTGGCACAGCCAAAATTTTGCCCATTTTATCCAAAATCAGCTTGGTCGTCGCTATGGTTTAGCAGAAAAAGTATTTCCTCACACCCCTACAGCTTTTGCTCTGCATCCCTATTACCGGGAAAGCCGCCGCTTAGTGGGACTAACTACTGTCCGAGAACAGGATATTTTGCCGATCGCTGGAGGTAGAGTTGCATCTATATATGAAGCGTTCGCCCTACAGCCCTTTGGGCATCCTACGGCAGGCGTTTGCGTTGGCGGAGCCTCTCGTAGAGAAGCGATCGCAATTGGTAACTACGCCAATGACCATCATTATCCTGGTGTTCAATTCCCACTGCAATCTAAATCTATCCGTTGGGGGGGACGCTGGACTGGAACTCCTTTTACAATTCCCTACAGTTCCCTGATTCCAGCCACAACAGATGGTTTCTTGGTTTGTGAAAAAAATATTTCTGTCTCCCACATTGCCAATGGGGCCACCAGATTACAACCTGTGGTTATGGGCATTGGTCAAGCAGCAGGGATGGCAGCAGCGATGTGTGTTGAGTTAAACTGCCAGCCAAGGGATTTACCTGTTAGGGCGCTGCAAATGGCTTTATTGGAAGATAATCGCTCAAAAGCAGCAATTATTCCTTTATTTAATCTTCCACCCAATCATTCGGATTGGCTGCACTGGCAACTGTATTACTTAAATAACCCACAAGCCTATCCAGCTAGTGGTGATTGCCCTTGCCCATCGTCGCGTGAGTACCCTGACTCTACTTTTGGCAAGGGATTAATTCGGGAAAGTAACTGTTTCCAAGGCATTTTTTACCGCTTGGGTCAGCAGGAATACAGATTCACTGTCACATCACCAGCCGCATATCAAGGTCAAAATTGGCAGCTTGTGACTTTGCGATCGCATATCGACAAGCAATTACGCGCTTATCCTCACGAACAATTAATTACATTGTGGGGTCATCAAAACCACTCTGGTAATTGGTTATTAGTCGAACATTTGAACGGAGGATAA
- a CDS encoding dipeptide ABC transporter ATP-binding protein, with amino-acid sequence MSEALFCIENLRVAYPARSGEEATWAVDDVSFTLQPGERMGLVGESGCGKSTIGRAVMRLLPASSRIEGRVRFQGQSVFDLMPNQLRKFRGETIALIFQDPMTRLDPLMTIGKHCIETLQAHSPELSTREAKEKALATLAKVNIPASRWNQYPHEFSGGMRQRVAIALALLLNPKLIVADEPTTSLDVTVSAQILKELTRLCGEENMGLLLISHDLAMVAEYCDRIGVMYNGKMVEMGSTETVFRHPQHEYTRSLLKAALHIQAVSDDGELIIANDSEKQLPIINKQSPILSVSELKQHYTIEPNFIERLFKTQAQTIKAVDGINLDIYPGEILGLVGESGCGKSTLSRTILQLIRPTSGKVEFLGQDLTKLSRQEIRSSRRQIQMVFQDPHACLNPAMTVGQSIADPLFIHNLADPVKAKEQVLWMLEKVGLTPSEVYYERYPSDLSGGQQQRVAIARALITHPKLLICDEPVSMLDASVQSQVLDLMLQLKEEFELTYLFITHDLWLARFLCDRIAVMNGGKIVELGLTKTIFANPQHPYTKTLLAAAPLLARA; translated from the coding sequence ATGAGTGAAGCCTTATTCTGTATCGAAAATTTGCGAGTTGCCTATCCTGCGCGGAGTGGAGAAGAAGCAACCTGGGCGGTTGATGATGTATCTTTCACCTTGCAACCAGGCGAAAGAATGGGATTGGTGGGAGAGTCGGGTTGTGGTAAGTCAACTATAGGACGGGCAGTAATGCGTTTACTACCAGCTTCTAGTCGAATTGAGGGACGGGTGAGATTTCAAGGACAGTCAGTGTTTGACTTGATGCCTAACCAGTTGCGGAAATTTCGGGGAGAAACGATCGCCTTAATTTTTCAAGATCCCATGACACGCCTCGATCCACTAATGACGATTGGTAAGCATTGTATCGAAACCCTCCAGGCGCACTCACCAGAATTATCAACCCGCGAAGCTAAAGAAAAAGCACTTGCTACCTTAGCAAAGGTAAATATTCCAGCTAGTCGTTGGAATCAGTATCCCCACGAATTTAGCGGTGGAATGCGCCAACGGGTAGCGATCGCTTTAGCTTTACTCCTCAACCCCAAATTAATTGTTGCCGATGAACCCACTACCAGTTTAGATGTTACCGTTTCCGCGCAGATATTAAAAGAATTAACTCGTCTGTGCGGTGAAGAAAACATGGGATTGTTGCTGATTTCTCATGATTTGGCAATGGTGGCTGAGTATTGCGATCGCATTGGCGTCATGTACAACGGCAAAATGGTGGAAATGGGTTCTACAGAAACCGTATTTAGACATCCTCAGCATGAATATACGCGATCGCTCTTAAAAGCAGCTTTACACATTCAAGCAGTAAGTGATGACGGAGAATTGATAATTGCCAATGACTCAGAAAAGCAATTACCGATTATTAATAAACAATCCCCAATTTTGAGTGTCAGTGAACTCAAACAACACTACACCATAGAACCTAACTTTATCGAACGGCTGTTTAAGACACAAGCTCAGACAATTAAAGCAGTAGATGGTATCAACCTCGATATTTATCCCGGAGAAATTCTCGGCTTAGTCGGGGAATCAGGTTGTGGTAAGAGTACACTATCACGAACAATCTTGCAACTAATTCGTCCCACGAGTGGCAAAGTTGAGTTTTTAGGACAAGATTTAACTAAACTGTCGCGTCAAGAAATTCGCTCCTCGCGGCGACAGATACAAATGGTTTTTCAAGATCCCCATGCTTGTCTCAATCCGGCGATGACAGTGGGACAAAGTATCGCTGATCCTTTATTTATCCACAATCTAGCCGATCCCGTTAAGGCAAAAGAACAGGTTTTGTGGATGCTAGAGAAAGTTGGGTTAACACCGTCAGAAGTGTATTATGAGCGTTATCCATCAGATTTATCTGGTGGACAACAGCAAAGAGTTGCGATCGCTCGTGCTTTGATTACTCACCCTAAACTTTTGATTTGCGATGAACCCGTAAGTATGTTAGACGCTAGCGTGCAGTCGCAAGTGCTAGATTTGATGTTGCAATTGAAAGAAGAATTTGAGTTAACTTATCTGTTCATCACTCATGATCTTTGGTTAGCTCGATTTTTGTGCGATCGTATTGCCGTGATGAATGGCGGTAAAATTGTCGAACTCGGTTTGACAAAAACTATTTTTGCTAATCCTCAGCATCCTTATACCAAAACCTTACTAGCTGCTGCCCCCTTACTAGCACGCGCTTAA
- the trxA gene encoding thioredoxin — MSTDTHIVAYVQESEFDTVLTESEEKVVVVDFTATWCGPCRLVSPLMDQLAEEYKGRAKVVKVDVDSNKPIFKRFGLRSIPAVLIFKDGDLAETIVGVSPYEQFSEAVQKLLEVVSTTDS; from the coding sequence ATGTCTACAGATACTCACATAGTTGCTTACGTTCAAGAAAGCGAATTTGATACTGTTTTAACTGAAAGTGAAGAGAAAGTTGTTGTCGTTGATTTTACTGCTACTTGGTGTGGCCCCTGTCGCTTGGTCAGTCCGTTAATGGATCAACTTGCTGAAGAATACAAAGGTCGCGCCAAAGTCGTTAAGGTAGATGTTGACAGCAACAAGCCAATTTTCAAAAGATTCGGTCTTCGCAGTATTCCAGCAGTTTTAATTTTTAAAGATGGTGATTTAGCAGAAACTATCGTAGGAGTTTCGCCTTACGAGCAGTTTAGCGAAGCTGTTCAGAAGCTTCTTGAGGTTGTTTCAACCACTGATTCGTAA
- a CDS encoding dihydrofolate reductase family protein, translated as MTKVTLYIAASLDGYIARSDGGIDWLSFLDTEGEDYGYTDFYESIDAIVLGSNTYQVGLSFDEWPYPEKKSFVFTQRPLQSDREDVTFISDTVELALANIEAQGYQNIWLVGGGELINSFLQHSLIDEYIISTIPIILGGGIRLFPPPSPEEKLELISSKQYSTGLVQAHYRRK; from the coding sequence ATGACGAAAGTTACACTATACATTGCAGCTAGTTTGGATGGCTACATCGCTCGCAGTGATGGCGGAATTGATTGGCTCTCATTCCTTGATACAGAAGGTGAAGACTATGGTTACACTGATTTCTACGAATCGATTGATGCGATCGTGTTAGGTAGCAATACATATCAAGTAGGGCTTAGTTTTGATGAATGGCCTTATCCAGAAAAAAAATCCTTCGTTTTCACTCAGCGCCCCCTTCAATCTGATCGTGAAGACGTTACATTTATTTCTGATACAGTGGAGTTAGCCTTAGCAAATATAGAAGCTCAAGGTTATCAAAACATCTGGTTAGTTGGTGGCGGGGAATTAATCAATTCGTTTCTCCAGCACAGCCTGATTGATGAATATATTATTTCAACTATTCCAATTATCTTAGGTGGCGGTATACGCCTTTTCCCACCGCCAAGCCCTGAAGAAAAATTGGAGCTAATTAGCTCAAAACAATATTCTACTGGCTTAGTTCAAGCACATTATAGGCGAAAATAA
- a CDS encoding TIGR03643 family protein gives MKLPDLDSQTIDRIIEMAWEDRTSFDAIEAQFGLLEKQVIALMRREMKESSFQMWRERVTKRGTKHLSKREFIAGRFKSHNQKT, from the coding sequence ATGAAGCTACCTGACCTTGATTCACAAACCATCGATCGCATCATTGAAATGGCATGGGAAGATAGAACATCTTTTGATGCCATTGAGGCTCAGTTTGGGCTGCTGGAGAAACAGGTAATCGCTCTAATGAGGCGCGAAATGAAAGAATCTAGTTTCCAGATGTGGCGAGAACGAGTTACCAAACGTGGTACAAAACATTTATCTAAGCGAGAATTTATTGCAGGTCGCTTTAAATCGCATAATCAAAAAACGTAA
- a CDS encoding ABC transporter ATP-binding protein: protein MRGTVPVVASDDQASKQLSTLRRFLQYLLLYRKEIPIALTLVFIGAVTQAIGPFFLGWSIDHLIAQGNLQGLLLLLGLLALNYGLGVLAIRGQIIRVGWIMQRLLAQLRQDIFTKIQSLPLSFFDRSEAGDLMSRLLNDVNTVNQAFGLTIAQMLGNTFSLVGIIIAMLSINLQLGLLSNLVVPLMIFTTSLFARWARARFRVTRQTIGELSAKLEEDIGSVREAQAFNRVQMNIQEFDVLNAANRDANVEAVAITSAFLPSIDFLNTLATAGVLAYGGYLAVTGAATVGVVTAFLLYVQQFFRPIQILSQFYTQAQSAFAGLERIFLLLDEPSQLKDAPDATEMPPIQGEVTFDNVKFGYNPDQLVLKGVNLHAYPGQMIALVGPTGSGKTTIINLILRFYDVSGGAVKIDDIDVRSVTQASLRRQIGIVLQDNILFSGTVAENIAFGSAHATQADIEAAAQLANVHEFITSLPQGYTTQLGERGAPLSQGQRQLISIARAVLINPRILILDEATSSIDTRTEALVQIAIARLLQGRTSFVIAHRLSTVTQADRVLVIQQGEIVEQGTHAELINQQGVYANLYALQLGAADTTVI, encoded by the coding sequence ATGAGAGGCACAGTTCCCGTTGTTGCATCTGACGATCAAGCGAGTAAACAACTCTCCACCCTACGGCGCTTTTTGCAATACCTGCTACTTTATCGCAAAGAAATTCCCATTGCCCTGACATTAGTATTTATTGGTGCTGTAACCCAAGCAATAGGGCCGTTTTTTCTTGGTTGGTCGATTGATCACCTAATTGCACAAGGAAATTTGCAAGGACTACTACTCTTATTAGGACTACTAGCGCTAAACTACGGACTTGGCGTATTAGCAATCCGGGGTCAAATTATTCGAGTCGGTTGGATTATGCAGCGATTGCTGGCTCAACTAAGGCAAGATATTTTTACTAAAATCCAAAGTCTACCACTCAGCTTTTTTGATCGCAGCGAAGCAGGCGATTTAATGAGCCGTCTACTGAATGATGTTAATACTGTAAATCAGGCATTTGGACTGACGATCGCCCAAATGCTAGGTAACACTTTTAGTTTGGTAGGCATCATCATTGCAATGCTCTCAATTAACCTGCAACTTGGTTTGTTGAGCAATCTGGTTGTACCACTGATGATTTTTACCACAAGCTTATTTGCCCGTTGGGCAAGAGCTAGGTTTCGCGTTACCCGACAAACTATTGGGGAGCTTTCCGCCAAGTTAGAAGAAGATATTGGCAGCGTCAGAGAAGCACAGGCATTTAATCGTGTACAGATGAATATTCAAGAGTTCGACGTTCTTAACGCTGCCAATCGTGATGCTAACGTCGAGGCTGTAGCAATTACTTCGGCCTTTTTGCCCTCCATTGATTTTCTCAATACCCTAGCAACGGCAGGTGTGCTGGCTTATGGCGGCTATCTCGCAGTCACCGGAGCTGCAACAGTGGGTGTGGTGACTGCCTTTTTACTTTACGTTCAGCAGTTCTTTCGCCCGATCCAAATTCTCAGCCAGTTTTACACCCAAGCTCAATCTGCCTTCGCCGGATTAGAGCGAATCTTTCTATTGCTAGATGAACCCTCACAACTCAAAGACGCACCCGATGCTACAGAAATGCCGCCTATTCAAGGTGAAGTGACATTTGATAATGTCAAGTTTGGCTACAACCCAGATCAACTGGTTCTCAAAGGAGTGAATTTGCACGCCTATCCAGGGCAAATGATTGCGTTAGTAGGGCCAACCGGTTCGGGAAAAACTACGATCATTAACTTGATTTTGCGTTTCTACGATGTATCTGGTGGTGCAGTGAAAATTGATGATATTGATGTGCGTAGCGTTACTCAAGCAAGTCTACGCCGTCAAATAGGTATCGTACTGCAAGACAATATTCTATTCAGTGGCACTGTAGCCGAAAACATTGCCTTTGGCTCTGCCCATGCTACCCAAGCTGATATCGAAGCGGCTGCACAGTTAGCAAATGTGCATGAGTTCATTACTTCACTACCACAAGGCTATACAACTCAATTGGGTGAACGGGGAGCGCCCTTGAGCCAAGGACAGCGACAACTAATCAGTATTGCCCGTGCGGTGTTAATTAACCCCCGAATTCTGATTCTTGATGAAGCAACCAGCAGCATTGACACGCGTACAGAAGCGCTAGTACAAATTGCGATCGCTCGTTTGCTGCAAGGTCGTACCAGCTTCGTAATTGCCCACCGCCTCAGTACAGTTACCCAGGCAGATCGGGTATTAGTAATTCAGCAGGGAGAAATTGTAGAGCAGGGTACTCACGCCGAACTGATCAATCAGCAAGGTGTGTATGCCAACCTTTATGCCCTGCAACTGGGTGCAGCAGACACAACGGTTATTTAA
- a CDS encoding ABC transporter ATP-binding protein, producing MVQQPELQETSSIQSIQRVLKSLSTYRWTSLGALVSLLLLTIANAVTPQLFRWGIDQGITQKNLQIVLHSAAWLVLAAIARGVFNFGQSYLAEAASQGVAYDLRNKIFSKIQNLSFSYHDQAQTSQLLTRVTSDIEQIRTFVGTSLIQVVGSIVTLVSISVVLLLMNWQLALITLTAVPLEGWLMAQFITRNNKLFRQVQEQLSDLNAVLQENLLGIRVVKAFVRESTERSRYTTLNDGLVRANMKTISAIHNTFPFLFLLSNLVTLAVFAYGGGQVIGGRFSIGELVAFNSYLALILQPILLIGFAAPAIAQSAASAERVYEVVDAEVEIRDRPGAVPFETCGGRITFENVSFRYPGATAETLKKVSFETKPNELIAVLGMTGSGKSTIMNLIPRFYDVTGGAVRIDGRDVKSFTLKSLRSHIGIVFQETTLFSGTIRENIAYAKPDATLDEVIEVAKTAQMHDFISSLPDGYETIVGERGVGLSGGQKQRIAIARTLLTDYSILILDDSTSAIDAKTAAQIQAELDDLMRQKACTTFVVAQRISTVKNADRIFLMDKGRLVAQGTHEELMQTSPLYGVILESQVKAKEKMIPN from the coding sequence GTGGTTCAGCAACCAGAACTCCAGGAAACTTCGTCGATACAGTCAATCCAGCGCGTGCTTAAGAGTTTAAGCACTTACCGATGGACTTCACTAGGAGCATTGGTGAGTCTGTTGCTGTTGACGATCGCAAACGCAGTTACCCCACAACTATTTCGGTGGGGAATTGATCAGGGCATTACCCAAAAAAACCTCCAAATTGTGCTACATAGCGCCGCCTGGCTGGTACTTGCCGCGATCGCTCGTGGTGTATTTAACTTTGGACAAAGCTATTTAGCAGAAGCAGCGTCTCAGGGTGTAGCTTATGACCTGCGAAACAAAATTTTTAGCAAAATTCAAAATCTCAGTTTCAGTTATCATGACCAGGCGCAGACTTCCCAACTGTTAACTCGTGTTACCAGCGACATTGAGCAGATCCGTACCTTTGTTGGCACTAGCTTAATTCAGGTTGTCGGTTCAATTGTAACATTGGTAAGTATTTCAGTGGTTTTGCTGCTGATGAACTGGCAACTAGCACTAATTACCCTAACGGCAGTACCCCTAGAAGGTTGGTTGATGGCGCAATTTATCACTCGGAATAACAAACTTTTTCGGCAAGTACAAGAGCAACTGAGCGACCTCAATGCTGTATTGCAAGAGAACTTGCTAGGAATCCGGGTGGTGAAAGCGTTTGTCCGGGAGTCAACCGAAAGGTCGCGTTACACGACTCTAAATGATGGTCTAGTCAGGGCAAACATGAAGACCATTAGCGCCATCCACAATACCTTCCCGTTTCTCTTTTTGTTGAGTAATTTGGTAACATTGGCAGTTTTCGCCTATGGGGGAGGGCAGGTGATTGGGGGTAGATTCTCCATTGGCGAACTGGTGGCGTTTAACTCTTACCTAGCGTTGATTCTGCAACCGATTTTGTTAATTGGATTTGCTGCACCGGCGATCGCTCAATCAGCTGCTTCCGCCGAACGTGTCTACGAAGTTGTAGATGCGGAAGTAGAAATTCGCGATCGCCCTGGTGCTGTCCCATTTGAAACCTGCGGCGGTAGAATAACCTTTGAAAATGTTTCCTTCCGCTATCCGGGAGCGACAGCAGAAACTCTTAAAAAAGTTTCCTTTGAAACCAAACCTAACGAGCTGATCGCCGTTCTAGGGATGACTGGTTCCGGGAAAAGCACAATTATGAACTTAATTCCCCGCTTTTATGATGTCACAGGGGGAGCAGTTCGCATTGACGGACGAGATGTCAAAAGTTTTACTCTCAAAAGCCTCAGATCGCATATTGGGATTGTATTTCAGGAAACCACCCTCTTCTCTGGCACAATCCGCGAAAATATTGCCTACGCAAAACCCGATGCAACTCTAGATGAGGTGATTGAGGTTGCCAAAACTGCCCAAATGCACGATTTTATCAGTAGTTTACCCGATGGCTACGAGACGATTGTAGGTGAACGGGGCGTAGGCTTGTCTGGTGGACAAAAACAACGAATTGCGATCGCTCGTACCTTACTAACCGATTACAGCATTCTGATTTTGGACGATAGCACCTCGGCTATAGATGCCAAAACTGCTGCTCAGATTCAAGCCGAACTAGATGACTTAATGCGCCAAAAAGCTTGTACAACTTTTGTAGTAGCTCAACGCATCAGCACCGTCAAGAATGCCGATCGCATTTTTCTCATGGATAAAGGACGATTAGTAGCACAAGGCACACACGAGGAATTGATGCAAACCAGCCCCCTCTACGGTGTGATTTTGGAATCTCAAGTAAAGGCGAAAGAAAAAATGATACCAAACTAA
- a CDS encoding L-histidine N(alpha)-methyltransferase → MAQNFHSNSQLSSNMSTAINRTAKPSSEFYSIFSEEEVLGIIHALEVRREIPLKYSYKGRGAKIWDNFYRKYVIPTWYRTSNVEIELLKENFKYLNDNIQNGKKVNIVDVGAGNSYPVKNFIKKLNFQGKVNKYIALDISEELLNLSKNNFTKWFPLVKFISSTIDIENSCVPKTLFQNQTNIEIDDTAKIFFHLGVTIGNHQNRDEVLKNFRDSMGKNDFLVFTNEIGSNSKWDGNVRGGCKYHVEEIYGWVKSKIGIKSEDCELIRKYDLKTDSIVANMKFHHNYTLNFSRMGIDKKIEISEGEEITIWRHHKYEIPKLLQELERSGLQLIHYSIDKYKSHIMVICQVANS, encoded by the coding sequence ATGGCTCAAAATTTTCATAGCAATTCCCAACTTTCCTCGAATATGTCAACTGCTATCAATCGCACAGCAAAGCCAAGTTCTGAGTTCTACTCTATTTTTTCGGAAGAAGAAGTTTTAGGGATAATTCATGCATTAGAGGTCAGACGAGAAATACCTCTCAAGTATTCTTATAAAGGTAGAGGAGCAAAAATCTGGGACAATTTTTATCGAAAATATGTTATTCCAACATGGTATCGAACATCAAATGTAGAAATTGAGCTTTTAAAGGAAAATTTTAAATACTTGAATGACAATATTCAGAATGGCAAAAAAGTCAATATTGTAGACGTTGGTGCAGGAAACTCATATCCAGTTAAAAATTTTATTAAAAAACTTAATTTCCAAGGAAAAGTTAATAAATATATAGCTTTAGATATTAGTGAAGAATTACTTAATTTATCCAAGAATAATTTTACAAAATGGTTTCCTCTTGTCAAGTTTATCAGTTCTACAATTGACATAGAAAATAGTTGTGTGCCAAAAACTTTATTCCAAAATCAAACTAACATTGAAATTGACGACACAGCAAAAATATTTTTCCATTTAGGTGTTACCATCGGTAATCATCAAAATAGAGATGAGGTACTAAAAAACTTTAGAGATAGTATGGGAAAAAATGATTTTCTGGTGTTTACCAATGAAATTGGTTCAAACTCTAAATGGGATGGAAACGTCAGAGGTGGCTGCAAGTATCATGTAGAAGAAATATATGGATGGGTTAAAAGCAAGATTGGGATTAAATCTGAAGATTGTGAATTGATCAGAAAGTATGATTTAAAAACAGATAGTATAGTTGCTAATATGAAATTTCACCATAATTACACTCTAAATTTCAGTCGGATGGGGATAGATAAAAAGATTGAAATATCTGAAGGTGAAGAAATTACTATTTGGCGACATCATAAGTATGAAATCCCTAAACTTTTGCAAGAACTAGAACGTTCTGGATTACAACTTATTCACTATAGTATTGACAAATATAAATCACATATTATGGTGATTTGTCAGGTTGCCAATAGCTAA
- a CDS encoding type II toxin-antitoxin system HicB family antitoxin, with protein MMFRYEIILYWSELDQAFIAEVPELTGCAADGDTYQEALHNVELVMQEWIETAKDLGRPVPQVRPRLMYI; from the coding sequence ATGATGTTTCGCTATGAAATTATTCTCTACTGGAGTGAATTAGATCAAGCTTTTATTGCTGAAGTACCAGAATTAACAGGCTGTGCTGCTGACGGTGATACTTATCAAGAAGCCCTGCATAATGTAGAATTAGTGATGCAGGAATGGATAGAAACGGCTAAGGATTTAGGGCGGCCAGTTCCTCAAGTTAGACCGCGTTTAATGTACATTTAA
- a CDS encoding type II toxin-antitoxin system HicA family toxin, translated as MSQQDKILEKILSGTSDTDIPFAQLWQLLYRLGFEERIRGDHRIFIKPDVEEILNLQHKRGKAKSYQIKQVRAVIVKYKLGSKNDVSL; from the coding sequence GTGAGTCAGCAAGACAAAATCTTAGAAAAGATCCTCTCTGGGACTTCTGATACAGACATCCCTTTTGCCCAACTGTGGCAACTTTTATATCGACTAGGCTTTGAAGAGCGGATTCGTGGTGATCATCGTATTTTTATTAAACCCGATGTTGAGGAAATATTGAACCTGCAACATAAGAGGGGAAAAGCCAAAAGTTATCAAATTAAACAAGTTCGTGCAGTAATTGTCAAGTATAAGTTAGGAAGTAAAAATGATGTTTCGCTATGA